A stretch of DNA from Brassica napus cultivar Da-Ae unplaced genomic scaffold, Da-Ae ScsIHWf_1764;HRSCAF=2396, whole genome shotgun sequence:
TTCtcttcaatataaaaaaaaatattgaagagaATATGAAACTAAACTTTAatctaaaaagaataaaattagcAGTGGTAGATTTGCATGAAATCGCTCCTATTTTTATTGACCGCTACAAGATCAACAATGCCATGAGCTTGCTTCTGTTGCTGACATAAAAACATCCCTTTCCATGTCTTCGGATACAACCCATATAGGTTTGCCCGTTCTTTGTACATAAACCCTTGTGATGGTTTCGCGAAGTTTTAGTAGTTCTTCTTCCGCTTCCAAGATAACTTCTCCCGTTTGTGCCTCATAAAACGAACTAGCGGGTTGATGGATCATTACCCTGATGATATAATAGAAAAGCTTTTCTATTTCGCAGAATGAGGCGAGATAaccaaaaaaacagagaaatttGAATAACCGTACAGGCTTTTTTGTGCGTTGCATACGGCTCTAGAATGGAATTTACGTTTTTGACCTTTCCTTTCGgcgaaagaaaacaaaatataggtTCTATTATACGCGGATCCATAAATGATCCAattaccatccttcttttttgtttgtaggagttaaaaaaatactatgatGGTTCCGTTgctttatatatcattttttttgatcCGTCTATGATTCAGCAATCCCaaagtgtctttttttttgtttttgtaaataagcTTCCGGTGTGAAAACAAAGTTTGTGACGCTGGGATGTGCCCGAATAGGGaagatatcattttaaatacccCTTTCTTATCCCATACTACTCTTTcaatatataatctaatttttttaatctaaaaattTCATATCGAATTCGAAGTGCCATGCTATTATTACTTAACTAATTCATATTTCCGAGGGCGAAGGCATagtattttttctctaaaataaaaaaactcattgGCGCCAAGCGTGAGGGAATGCTATACGTTTGGTAATTTCTCCTCCGACTAGGATAAAGGATGCTATTGAAGCGGCCAATCCCATGCATATTGTCTGTACATCGGGTCGCACAAATTGCATAGTATCATAAATAGCCATTCCAGATATTACCCATCCACCAGGAGagtttataaacaaataaagatCTTTGGTATCCTTTTCTATACTGAGATATATCATAAGACTAATAAGTTGATTCGAGATTTCGGTATCAACCTCTTGGCCTaaaaaaacaatctttctcGATAAAGTCGGTTGATTAggataaaattttattccttAGGAGCCGTACAGGCACCTTTTGATGCATACGGTTCaacaaaaattgttaaaaaatcaaTGTGTCGATTCcaacccccccttttttttcagAGAAGGCTTTTCTTTCTAACTTAATAAGGGAAGGGCTTGCTTCCcttttaaaagtaaaagaaaaaataaataagttttggccccttttatttattagatattataatcctaataataaaataataaaacgatTGATTAGGCCTGTCAGACTAACTTGattcattgatatttttttttcatcgagATTCAGTTGAAATGGGGATGGTTTTTTCTTGTTCCTGAATgggcttcttcctttttttattccGTTTTTTTAGGTTTATGCTCTACTCCGAGTAAAAGGAAAAATTTGCCCGATTTTGATTTGCACATATAGGACAAATGAACCAAATAccgcgtcttttttttttttactactccttctttttttttcaattcatttCTTTCACATGTCTTCTGTCAAATagtcaataaatttttaattatattattttatttgatcaacAGTTTTAGATCACcctgtttcaattttttgtattttttttattttttaatagaatttttatcataattttgatatcatattcatatcatattaagtagtaattataaaaatattatatattaattatcaattGGATTTTTGCTAAACGGAGCCTGGATACTTAATTTTATTAGTCCGATCACgtaaaccataaaaaatttttgATAATCTAATATCAATCTAAATACTCCCTGCATttaattctaatttattttttgcgcTTCGCGTtacaaatttttgataattcaaTCAATCTTTTTGAGCGAAACAGAGGATATCTCGATCGAGGGAGAAAATGGGGAAATCCCATATAGCCCAATATATCTGACAAGTCGCACTATATGTCAACCCAAGATGTATCTCCTTCTCCAGGACTTCGAAAAGGTACTTTTGGAACGCCAATAggcatgaaatgaaaaaaaagagaatgaagtTCTCTATTTCACTTTGATGTGGAAACGTAAGACTggggtttcatttttttttatcatattatcCTTTTTTCctactttattaatattaatcatatttaaattaatcatatttaatacagaagttgaataagctaaaataaaatataaaataaaagtaaagtaagagagaatgaataaaaattaaaggaaACTTTTTACGAACGGGCTTCTGAACAACAATAGCTATCTTGGTTCATATAACATAGGATTCACCCCCATTGCGTATTGGTACTTATCGGATATAGAATAGATCCGCTTCCCTTTTTTCCTATGAATCGAATTGTTCCATTATTACTAACAGAATAGAACAAATATTAATCCTTTCTCCGAAATAATTACCTAAAAAGGGGGGGTCCGTAACATAGTTTTTTCCAATGCAATAAAGTTACATAGTGTCTATTTTTCATTGATAAAGGGGTATTTCCATGGGTTTGCCTTGGTATCGTGTTCATACTGTTGTATTGAATGATCCCGGTCGTTTGCTTTCGGTTCATATAATGCATACTGCTCTGGTTGCTGGTTGGGCCGGTTCCATGGCTCTATATGAATTAGCTGTTTTTGATCCCTCCGACCCTGTTCTTGATCCAATGTGGAGACAAGGTATGTTCGTTATACCTTTCATGACTCGTTTAGGAATAACCAATTCATGGGGCGGTTGGAATATTACAGGAGGGACTATAACGAATCCGGGTCTTTGGAGTTACGAAGGGGTAGCCGCAGCACATATCGTGTTTTCTGGCTTGTGCTTCTTGGCAGCTATTTGGCATTGGGTATATTGGGATCTAGAAATTTTTTGTGATGAACGTACAGGAAAACCTTCTTTGGATTTGCCCAAGATTTTTggaattcatttatttctttcaggAGTGGCTTGCTTTGGTTTTGGCGCATTTCATGTAACAGGATTATATGGTCCTGGAATATGGGTATCCGACCCTTATGGACTAACCGGAAAGGTCCAACCCGTAAATCCGGCGTGGGGCGTGGAGGGTTTTGACCCTTTTGTTCCGGGAGGAATAGCCTCTCATCATATTGCAGCAGGGACGTTGGGTATATTAGCGGGCTTATTCCATCTTAGTGTTCGTCCGCCTCAACGTCTATACAAAGGATTACGTATGGGAAATATTGAAACCGTCCTTTCCAGTAGTATTGCTGCTGTCTTTTTTGCAGCTTTTATTGTTGCTGGAACTATGTGGTATGGTTCTGCAACTACTCCCATCGAATTATTTGGTCCTACTCGTTATCAATGGGATCAGGGATACTTTCAACAAGAAATATATCGAAGAGTTAGTGCCGGACTAGCTGAAAATCAAAGTGTATCAGAAGCTTGGTCTAAAATTCCTGAAAAATTagctttttatgattatattgGTAATAATCCAGCAAAAGGGGGATTATTCCGAGCGGGTTCAATGGACAATGGGGATGGAATAGCTGTTGGATGGTTAGGACACCCCGTCTTTAGAAATAAAGAAGGGCGTGAACTTTTTGTACGCCGTATGCCtactttttttgaaacatttccGGTTGTTTTGGTAGACGGAGACGGAATTGTTAGAGCCGACGTCCCGTTTAGAAGGGCAGAATCTAAATATAGTGTCGAACAAGTAGGTGTAACTGTTGAGTTTTATGGTGGTGAACTCAATGGAGTAAGTTATAGTGATCCCGCAACTGTGAAAAAATATGCTAGACGGGCTCAATTGGGTGAGATTTTTGAATTAGATCGTGCTACTTTGAAATCCGATGGTGTTTTTCGTAGCAGTCCAAGAGGTTGGTTTACTTTTGGGCATGCTTCGTTTGCTCTACTTTTCTTCTTTGGACACATTTGGCATGGTTCTAGAACCCTCTTCAGAGATGTTTTTGCTGGTATTGATCCAGATTTGGATGCTCAGGTGGAATTTGGGGCATTCCAAAAACTTGGAGATCCAACTACAAAAAGACAAGCAGTCTGATGCAACATtgcttttttcttttagtttctgtttgcgatttttttgatttcatttaataggtaggGTACTGTAGGAATCTTGATTTAAATCGCTGCCGTTTCTTTGActcttttttgttctttatcCGGAGGTATACTCCTTCagtaaacataaacaaaacaggTATGAAAGCTATAATTGTAAACCACGATCAAATTTATGGAAGCATTGGTTTATACATTTCTCTTAGTATCGACTTTAGGGATCATTTTTTTCGCTATTTTTTTTCGGGAACCGCCTACAATTTCaactaaaaaatgaaataatttttcattctcTTCATTGACGTAATCAGCCTCCAACTATTTGGAGGCTGATTACGTCAACTAGTCCCCGTGTTCCTCGAATGGATCTCTTAGTTGTTGAGAGGGTTGCCCAAAGGCAGTATATAGAGCATACCCAGTAAAACTTACAAGTAACCCAGATATAAAGATGGCGACTAGAGTTGCTGTTTCCattattatataattgaaaGACCACAATGGATCTATGCTAAGATCGTTTATTTACAACGGAATGGTATACAAAGTCAACAGATCGTAATGAATACAAAATAAGATTTATGGCTACACAAACTGTTGAAGATAGTTCTAGATCTGGTCCAAGAAGCACTACTGTAGGGAAGTTATTGAAACCGTTGAATTCTGAATATGGTAAAGTAGCTCCTGGATGGGGAACGACCCCTTTGATGGGTGTTGCAATGGCACTATTTGCGGTATTCCTATCtattattttggagatttataATTCCTCTGTTCTACTGGATGGAATTTCAATGAATTAGACTGAGAAGAATCTTGAAGTGCTAGCTTTTTGTTCGATACAAAAAAGTAAAGTATGTAGGTCTAAAATTTTGCACCTATTCTCCTTTGGTAGTTCGACCGCGAAATTTTTTTCTGCATTGTATATTTCCGGAATATGAGTGTGTGACTTGTTAGAATTGACCCTATGGATAGTACAGAGAAGGGGGTCTGTCATCTTTATCAAGATGGTTTTATTTCGTCGGATATTCATTCGAGTATCTGGAGCACGAAATAGATCAAATAGATCACAAAGTTTTCGAACTATGATTCATACTTAATACTTAGACCTCGTAGCCGGACTTCTTTCCGTTCTATcttataaattttcataaatcaatttttttctgcTTTTAAACTCTTATTTAGATCAAAGGACAAACGCTtctttgtattttatgtttttaatcattatagctctttttttttttattgaataagtgATGATCCAATGGTTCTCACTCAGTGAACTTTGGACTTTGAAGGTTTCATTGAATTATCGTGGTTTTCGTATGAATCTGAGGTTTCAATTAATAAGTAGGGTCTTAACAAGAAAATTCCTATcaataataaagaaaacaagaagaaatcCGTATTCCCATTCCATACAAATACCAACTAAAAAAGACAATAACGGTAGGTAATCTAGAAGATTCAAGAGGCCTGTAACGATCAACACAACATAAAGACGTATGAGCTGACTTGAGTTTTTGGCATTTAACCACAAAGAAGAGCTTTCGCATTTTGACTCTTAAATAATATTGAATGAGAGAgaagtttaaaactttatattccATATCCGTTTCAATCAGTATTTGggtctttttttgtttgagcTGTACGAGATGAAATTCTCATATACAGTTCTTGGAGGGGGAGGAACCTTGGTTTACCTATCTCAATAAAGTTTATGATTGGTTCGAAGAACGTCTTGAGATTCAAGCGATTGCAGACGATATAACTAGTAAATATGTTCCTCCGCATGTCAACATATTTTATTGTCTAGGAGGAATTACCCTTACTTGTTTTTTAGTACAAGTAGCTACGGGATTTGCTATGACTTTTTATTACCGTCCAACTGTTACTGAGGCTTTTGCTTCTGTTCAATATATAATGACTGAAGCTAACTTTGGTTGGTTAATCCGATCAGTTCATCGATGGTCGGCAAGTATGATGGTCCTAATGATGATCCTGCACGTATTTCGTGTATACCTCACCGGTGGTTTTAAAAAACCTCGCGAATTAACTTGGGTTACTGGTGTGGTTCTGGGTGTATTGACCGCATCTTTTGGTGTAACAGGTTATTCTTTACCTTGGGATCAAATTGGCTATTGGGCAGTCAAAATTGTAACAGGTGTACCTGACGCTATTCCGGTAATAGGATCGCCTCTTGTAGAATTATTACGCGGAAGTGCTAGTGTTGGACAATCCACTTTGACTCGTTTTTATAGTTTACACACTTTTGTATTACCTCTTCTTACGGCTGTATTTATGTTAATGCATTTCTTAATGATACGTAAGCAAGGTATTTCTGGTCccttataaat
This window harbors:
- the LOC125598851 gene encoding photosystem II CP47 reaction center protein, with the protein product MGLPWYRVHTVVLNDPGRLLSVHIMHTALVAGWAGSMALYELAVFDPSDPVLDPMWRQGMFVIPFMTRLGITNSWGGWNITGGTITNPGLWSYEGVAAAHIVFSGLCFLAAIWHWVYWDLEIFCDERTGKPSLDLPKIFGIHLFLSGVACFGFGAFHVTGLYGPGIWVSDPYGLTGKVQPVNPAWGVEGFDPFVPGGIASHHIAAGTLGILAGLFHLSVRPPQRLYKGLRMGNIETVLSSSIAAVFFAAFIVAGTMWYGSATTPIELFGPTRYQWDQGYFQQEIYRRVSAGLAENQSVSEAWSKIPEKLAFYDYIGNNPAKGGLFRAGSMDNGDGIAVGWLGHPVFRNKEGRELFVRRMPTFFETFPVVLVDGDGIVRADVPFRRAESKYSVEQVGVTVEFYGGELNGVSYSDPATVKKYARRAQLGEIFELDRATLKSDGVFRSSPRGWFTFGHASFALLFFFGHIWHGSRTLFRDVFAGIDPDLDAQVEFGAFQKLGDPTTKRQAV